A stretch of the Manis pentadactyla isolate mManPen7 chromosome 16, mManPen7.hap1, whole genome shotgun sequence genome encodes the following:
- the PSMB8 gene encoding LOW QUALITY PROTEIN: proteasome subunit beta type-8 (The sequence of the model RefSeq protein was modified relative to this genomic sequence to represent the inferred CDS: inserted 1 base in 1 codon; substituted 2 bases at 2 genomic stop codons): MQPTELLKSLGGNGEKNDKIEMALGTTTLAFKFQHRVIVAVDSRATSGNYISTIRTNKVIEINTYLLGTMSGCAADCQYWERLLAKECRLYYLRNGERISVSAASKLLSNMMCQYRGLGLSMGSMICGWDKSPGLYYVDDYGTRLSGNMFSTGTGNTFAYGVMDSSYRPNLSXEEAYDLGRRAIVHATHXDNYSGGVVNMYHMKQDGWVKVXDISDLMYQYREASQ, translated from the exons ATGCAG CCCACTGAATTACTCAAGTCTCTGGgtggaaatggagaaaagaacGATAAGATTGAGATGGCCCTTGGCACTACCACCCTCGCCTTCAAGTTCCAGCATAGAGTGATTGTGGCGGTGGATTCTCGGGCCACATCCGGGAATTACATTA GCACCATAAGGACGAACAAGGTGATTGAGATTAACACGTACCTGTTGGGCACCATGTCTGGATGTGCGGCGGACTGTCAGTACTGGGAGCGTCTGCTGGCCAAGGAGTGCAG GCTGTATTATCTGCGGAATGGGGAGCGTATCTCAGTGTCAGCAGCCTCTAAACTGCTCTCCAACATGATGTGCCAGTACCGCGGCCTGGGCCTCTCCATGGGCAGTATGATCTGTGGCTGGGACAAG AGTCCTGGACTCTACTACGTGGATGACTATGGGACTCGGCTCTCAGGAAACATGTTCTCCACGGGTACCGGGAACACCTTTGCCTATGGGGTGATGGATAGCAGCTATCGGCCAAATCTTAGCTGAGAAGAGGCTTATGACCTGGGCCGCAGGGCTATTGTTCATGCTACCCACTGAGACAACTATTCTGGAGGAGTTGTCAATA TGTACCATATGAAGCAAGACGGCTGGGTGAAAG GAGACATCAGTGACCTGATGTACCAGTACCGGGAGGCCAGTCAGTAG